One genomic segment of Arthrobacter sp. Marseille-P9274 includes these proteins:
- a CDS encoding GntP family permease — protein sequence MMTDLELNWTLSTPALLGVAAAAIAALLVLIIRFRVHAFLALILVSLLTAVATGIGAADIVPTLLLGFGTTLGSVALLVGLGAMLGRMLEVSGGADVLTNALIRRFGEKRAPLALSVASLLFGFPIFFDAGLVVMLPIIFTVARRLGGSLLLYAFPAATAFSVMHIFVPPHPGPVAATGLLGADVGLVLVLGLAIALPTWYIVGYLFGTFLGRRIQIPVPTILDAPQGSAESEFKSSPKLGTILFLLLLPLVLIFLNTGLNMLATAGVVSLEDTWVQILRTLGETPVALLITVFMAMWMLGHRQGKPHSLTETVVDSALGPVCSIILITGAGGMFGGVLRASGIGNALAESLDAIGLPVIVAGFLIAAIVRVAQGSATVALTTAAALVQPVVAGNPSYNPVELAAIVLALAAGSVFAGHVNDSGFWLVSRFFGMDTKTTLKTWTVGQALIAVIGFILALAIFLIATSF from the coding sequence ATGATGACCGACCTCGAACTCAACTGGACGTTGAGTACGCCGGCCCTGCTGGGCGTTGCCGCCGCGGCGATCGCCGCGCTGCTGGTGCTGATTATCCGCTTCCGCGTGCACGCGTTCCTCGCGCTGATCCTGGTCAGCCTGCTGACCGCCGTCGCCACCGGAATCGGTGCCGCCGACATTGTGCCGACGCTGCTGCTCGGCTTCGGCACGACGCTGGGCAGCGTGGCGTTGCTAGTGGGCCTGGGCGCGATGCTCGGGCGCATGCTGGAAGTCTCCGGCGGCGCGGACGTGCTGACCAACGCGCTGATCCGCCGGTTCGGCGAAAAGCGTGCCCCGCTGGCGCTGTCCGTGGCGTCGCTGCTGTTCGGCTTCCCGATCTTCTTCGACGCCGGCCTGGTGGTCATGCTGCCGATCATCTTCACCGTGGCCCGCCGGCTGGGCGGTTCGCTGCTGCTCTACGCGTTCCCGGCGGCGACCGCGTTCTCGGTGATGCACATCTTCGTGCCGCCGCACCCGGGCCCCGTGGCCGCGACCGGCCTGCTGGGCGCCGACGTCGGGCTGGTGCTGGTCCTCGGCCTGGCCATCGCGCTGCCGACCTGGTACATCGTCGGCTACCTGTTCGGTACGTTCCTGGGCCGCCGGATCCAGATCCCGGTGCCGACCATCCTTGACGCGCCGCAGGGCTCGGCCGAGTCCGAGTTCAAGTCCTCGCCGAAGCTGGGCACCATCCTGTTCCTCCTGCTGCTGCCGCTGGTGCTGATCTTCCTCAACACCGGCCTGAACATGCTGGCCACCGCGGGCGTTGTCTCGCTGGAGGACACCTGGGTCCAGATCCTGCGCACGCTCGGCGAGACTCCGGTGGCGCTGCTGATCACCGTCTTCATGGCGATGTGGATGCTCGGCCACCGGCAGGGCAAGCCGCACAGCCTCACCGAAACCGTGGTGGACAGCGCGCTCGGCCCGGTCTGCTCGATCATCCTGATCACCGGCGCCGGCGGAATGTTCGGCGGCGTGCTGCGCGCCAGCGGCATCGGCAACGCGCTGGCGGAGTCGCTGGACGCGATCGGCCTGCCGGTCATCGTGGCCGGCTTCCTGATCGCCGCGATCGTCCGCGTGGCCCAGGGTTCGGCCACGGTCGCGCTGACCACGGCCGCGGCGCTGGTCCAGCCGGTGGTGGCCGGCAACCCCAGCTACAACCCGGTGGAACTCGCGGCGATCGTGCTGGCCCTGGCCGCCGGCTCGGTGTTCGCGGGCCACGTCAACGACTCCGGGTTCTGGCTGGTCAGCCGCTTCTTCGGCATGGACACCAAGACCACCCTGAAGACGTGGACGGTGGGCCAGGCGCTCATCGCCGTGATCGGCTTCATCCTGGCGCTGGCCATCTTCCTGATCGCCACATCCTTCTAG